The genomic stretch TCTCCCACCAAACAGCATGTGTCCTCTGGATGTGGAGACGTGGGGCGAGATCCTGGAGGCCGAACTGGATCGATAGACTCAAAGGACTTATAAGCTCAGTCTGAAAGACTGCAGTTGCGTTTGGACTGAAATACTTGGTCATTTGCTTTAAGCAATGACATATTTAAGGACATTTTTGTATCATTGTAAAACAGTGCTTGAAGACTTTGATTAATGTAACACACACAATTAGGGGCCAGTTTATTTACTGTTAACTCCAATATTTAAGGGCAGTTAcatttgacttttatttttataattatgaaCATATACATTGTCATAAAATTATAATCTTGCTTTAAATCATACATATGCAGGTGGAATAAGAGCTGCTATGTTTTATGATGTACATTCCCAATTAGGAAAGATGGCTGTTTGATTTTAAATCTATAGATGGATTCATAAGAGAATgttatgttaaattaatatataattttggaattttattttggacttttattttattattattatttttttattaatatatagtattattattattttttatcataAACGTTTGTGATTTGGTTGTTTTAGCAACACAACAtcacgggaacagacacagtatTTGTTGTCATGACTTAAGCACTTCAGATAAACTATTCTTTATATACTAATGTATACTAATGTGTAATTACTTCACATTCTGTACTTTAAGACCTTCAAGGCCTCTTAAATATCACATTTGACAGATTTGGGTGTTTTTACATCTCATCTGAAGGCTGTTCAGTGTCCCTGGATTCaccagcattttttttctttcaccttaaatgctgcactagttgcattctgacGCCGCTAggtggcgaaatacgaacacaacttccacaccgtggaaaaactacacgtttagcttccttccgcggattttatctctttattttcaaagtgtctcaaaaatctgaatgtCTCACTAAAGACagaatataacagactattgatatccttaATATGAAGAAAATTTACTGTGGAgaatttttttgtaatggccctgtgaacagagcatgtgatatgacagaatgtggaaacatgaactgggGGTGTACAGTCTTGTGAAAATTAGAACACCCCATGAAaacctttgtctttttaaacatatttaaacatatggacatttgacttttatttgaacagcactaagaaatggagcttatacaaataaaactgaagaaattacttataaacataggttGTACACTGTAATTgtctttggcagagaggatttggcaaatttttcataaCCCACataatcagctccactgctcctcccacaaacgcatgttccttacaaatgtggcacattgaaaagggaaattaacaggtttTTCAATGgtataaaatgtattgccataaagcattgttacaacaaataaataatctataaaacacacatttctatataaatatttataataatattagaaataaccagacattgtgaatatacacacaACGACATtctgtgtttaaacaaacacaactttatgaattaaactctgcactttgggatattacatttgtactacaccttctgtaaaatcaatttcagattcttgataatctgacaattaaataataaaaatgccataggacatatactccacagttcatgtttccacatattcatcatgtcacttgatatattcacagggccatgacaaaaattccaaaataatatttcttcatcttcaggacatcaatagtctgttatattctgtctttagtgagactttcagatttttgagacactttgaaaataaagagataatatccgcggaaggaagctaaacgtgttatttttccacggtgtggaagttgtgttcgtatttctcCATTTAGCGGCgtcagaatgcaactagtgcagcatttaaaggtgaaagagaaaatcctaatgaatcgattgctcatccttggtgtcccggatgtgaactcagaatttttttttaaactcatattttggcatctgaatttcgtctactgaatttgagcaacttcaaaatatatgtttgattttttaaagcttgattttttttaaatctttttttttattaaccttgaataataacagtgaaaccgtgttcttgaaaattcacgagttcaattcaagaaCAATTATATTTAGATGCATAATGCAGATGCAGAGgtgtaaatctgaagacttaaattcaaaaacaacaaaattcagatgcataatttcagtgcaaaaaaatttagtgctacaaattcaaaggtggtaatatttcaaaatctgatgAGACCTCAATCACATCCCCTCAATCACATCCAAACTCATCAGGCCTAAAGCTGCTTAGTATGTTGTGAGGTgtaaattagggtgaccagacgtcctcttttatccggacatgtcctcttttttagacttaaatatatgtccgggcagaatttcacaaacgtccgggattttgtttttctagagcttacatagaactttgagaagcgtttcgttcacaaactagtccagccctcccctactccgattggttcgttTGAGTGAgcagggggcgtggtgaagtagcctaaaatcttctgattggacggtctgactgtagagctaccgttattggtcgataacctactctgtaaacatttaattggtcagtttgCACGTCAGTAGTCTCCAGCAGCTATGccacaaagtaaatgtaaatcaattaaaaaagaaattcccatgttttgtgtagcaaataaaggtgtaaaggacctaaaagcacacataggttcagctaagcatacaacggcagcgaggggcaagagcccgccccccccccccccacacacacacacacacactgaaaaattcTCCTGTGATGTGTGTGACGCATCACTGTGGATTGTGACATCATAGACCATAGTCACTGGGAGAGTCGAGGAAAGCAGAAGTGAGTGAATGTAAAGACGGAGGATAGACAGAGTACAACCAGTCTTAAGTATGTTCAGGGGATTATGTGAAAATCAGTTCTAcattaattttagatttttttaaattaattgtcAAACAGGCATCATTtcgaaagtgtgtttgtgtgtgtgtgtgtgtgtgagagagagagagagagagaggtatataTACAGAGGTACTCTAACTGTGTTTATACAGTCGTTAAACCTGTTGCATAGTTTTGTGGATGTTTCCTGCTATTTAATAGGCTTTTGTCAGTTCTTTACCTGTCTGAAGACCCCCAGAATAAAAAGAAGGTAAAAGAATTACCTGTTCATTGCTACAGCATTGAACCCATAACCATGCCCTTGTAGCCTACACATATTTTCATCTATCAGGCCAATGGACTGTATGTAGGTAACTGAATAGTAGACAAACTGACCCATGCCTAATGAGAAAAAAGCCTCATGTAATTCAACATTAACCTCCTGCTCATCAGTAACACAGGTGGACTCTCTCTGCTTAGACCAGTGCACAGTTCTGACTGGACTGCTGACCAAAGCCATAAAGCATGCCTCATCCGAATGCCCTACACATGTGCTTGAGAGGTCTGATGATCTTCCTCAGTGTGGTGATACTGGTGAGGACAAGtctgttatttctttcattcagCTGTGTCATCTCTAGGAAAGGAGACAAACCTGACAGGGGAATTCCACCATTTTTTTCATAATCTCTCAATGATTCATTTGCTCTCCTGGTCCAGATGAGTGGGTTAACCATGTTCTTTTTGGGGATCTGGATTAAATACGGCATCGCGTCCTTCATTGAGGCCACGGGTTCATTCTCCAGTCAGTTGCTAACCAGCAGCTACATCTGCATGGGAGTGGGCGGAGCTCTGAGTCTGCTCGGAGTGATCGGCTTTTGTGGAGCCTGGACCCAAAATCGCTGTCTCTTACTGCTGGTGAGAGatatttattctttctttccttcataTTCATTACAATCAAGATGTTTTATCCAAATTATTAGATTATAAATCTCTAATGTATCCATCCTTccacccattcattcataaatgcCCCATTATTCATGTAGCTACTAATTATTCACATATTCATGAATGCAgtcattaaattattaaaatgctCTTCTAATCATTCTGTTCACTCATCATTACATCACTTTTactatccatccatcaatctattcatccattcatccatttatcCTTCATCCTTCCACAAATCTTCTACAATCACATCTACATAACCTTCTTCTCTCTGCAGTATCTCTGCATCCTGTCGATGATGTACATTGGGCAGACGCTGAGCACCACCGTGGTCTTAATTTACAAAGATGTGGTGAGAATATTTCATCACGCCTTTCTCACAACACAAACGAACTTTAGTTCCACAAAGTACAATCACAATACACTAACTTTACCAAAAAGAACAAATACGATTCACTTTAAATCTCTCAGAGCTAATGTTAACCCACCCTGCTTCCAGATGATCGCTATGGTCCGAGCAGCCAGTAGGGATTCCTTGATGACTGCCTACATGGGGCCTGCTGCCACTGATCCCATTTCCAGAGCCTGGAACGGCATCATGATCAAAGTGAGAGCTGGCTTTGCATGTTGGCATTTGTGAATTAGCACTGATATTTAGTACTCACACTTAGCATTAGATGTATAATACTGtcgctgttcaaagaaaaacatatatgtCAATTtattcttcacattgtgtgaaaccttcatgatgaatgggccaatagaaatgctccaaatttacttataattaaatgtttttaaattgaaagttaaggtgggtggcacagtaggtagtgtcttagtcacacagctccagggacctggaggttgtggatttgagtcctgctccaggtgactgtctgtgaggagtttcatgagttctcccagtgtctgcatgggtttcctccgggtgctcccgtttcctcccacagtccgtaggtgtgtgtgtctgtgttgccctgtgaaggacttgcgccccctccagggtgtattcctgccttgtgcccagtgattccaggcaggctctggacccaccacgaccccaaactagataagcggtgacagataatgaatgagtaaatgaatgaaatttaatGCCCCCACCACCCCTctcctcctgtaaagttaatattttggagAGACGTGTTTCTCTTTAGACAGGAACAATATGTGAACTGTAGAGATTTAAGCAGTGGTTCTGCCAAAAAAAGTCAACTGAATATTTCCCCTTCCCTGGAGTTATAAGGCTAAGCTATCAATTAGCAGTAGATGCTAGCGTAGCTAACCtatttgaaatgtaaacaaagccaaAGTATTTTGATTTGAAAAAGGTTGCTGTGAAAAAGCTCACTTTACTAAAAGTGGTAAGAACCAAGGGTTGCCAAATATACAACCATACAGTCTTCCAGTAAACCTACATGTGTATTCTGAGTTTCT from Hoplias malabaricus isolate fHopMal1 chromosome 2, fHopMal1.hap1, whole genome shotgun sequence encodes the following:
- the LOC136673300 gene encoding tetraspanin-16-like isoform X1 translates to MPHPNALHMCLRGLMIFLSVVILMSGLTMFFLGIWIKYGIASFIEATGSFSSQLLTSSYICMGVGGALSLLGVIGFCGAWTQNRCLLLLYLCILSMMYIGQTLSTTVVLIYKDVMIAMVRAASRDSLMTAYMGPAATDPISRAWNGIMIKYKCCGFENSIQDFKSSVFSNNTGLLYPKTCCVDMTLPDCNGLDTVSNLIRQESCMTKLTEIIKDISVIISAVAAVMCLMQLASMIISLVLLVRLGAVHQLDTTTINP
- the LOC136673300 gene encoding tetraspanin-1-like isoform X2; this translates as MPHPNALHMCLRGLMIFLSVVILMSGLTMFFLGIWIKYGIASFIEATGSFSSQLLTSSYICMGVGGALSLLGVIGFCGAWTQNRCLLLLYLCILSMMYIGQTLSTTVVLIYKDVYKCCGFENSIQDFKSSVFSNNTGLLYPKTCCVDMTLPDCNGLDTVSNLIRQESCMTKLTEIIKDISVIISAVAAVMCLMQLASMIISLVLLVRLGAVHQLDTTTINP